CCACGTCGCCGACGCGCACGGCGTCACCAGCACCGACTCCTTCGAGCAGACCAGCCCGGCCGCGGGTGCCACCACGGCGAGCCCGGCCACGGGCGCGGCGGCGTCAGACCCCGCCGCCGGCACCGCCACCGACGCGGGGGCGGGCGCAGGAGCGCCGACCGTCACCTCGGGTGCCGAAGCCGGTACCGAAGCCGGTGCCGGGGCCGCTTCGGGAGCGGGTGCCGGGGCCGCTTCGGGCGCGGGTGCGGCGGGTTCCGACCCGGCTTCGATCGACCCCACCACGATCTCGCCGAGCGCGGCCATCCAGTCCGACCCGACCACCGCGTACCAACCGCCCCAGCAGGCGTCACCGCAACCGGACGTCGGAGGGGGCACGGGCTGGGGCGCGCCGCAGCCCGGGAACGCCAGCCAGCCAGGTCAGGCGGCGGCCCCGCCGCCCTGGTCGCAACCCGAGGCCGCGGCCCCGCCGCCCTGGTCGCAACCCGAGGCCGCCGCCCCGCCAGGCCAGCAAGGCCCTGCAGAAAACGCTGCCGGCTGGGGTGCCCCGCAGCCCGCCGGCGCGCCCGACGCCGCGGGATGGGGAGCACCGCAGGCACCCGGCGCACCCGCGCCAACCGCATGGGGCCAGCCGCCGCAGGGCCAGCCCCAGGGCCCGCCGCAGGCTTGGGGGCAACCCGCGCCCGCTGGCGTCGCGCCCGGGCAGCCCCAACCAGGTTGGGGAGCACCCCAGGCCGCGCCGTATGGTGCCGCGGCCCCCTCGCCTGCGACGGCGGTCAACCCGATCTCGGCGGGCGTCGTGGCAATCGGGGCGATCTTGGTGATCGTCGCCCTGTTCGCGCTCGACTGGGTCAGCCCCGGCGCCGGCAAGCTCACCGACATCCACAAGGCCATCGACGAGCTACGGAAGGCCGGCACCGACGACGTCACGTTCTTGTCGAAGATCTTCCCGTCGTGGGGCTACATCGTGGCGCTGATCGTGGGGATCGGCTCGGCGGCCGCCGCGCTGTTCGTCAAGGCACTCCGGCCGATCGCCTTGGCCGTGTGCGTGGTGATGGCGGGGTGGTGCCTGTTCTTCGGCTTCGACATCGTCCACTGGGCCAGCCAGGACGGCCTCGCCGACCTTTCGGTCGCCGTGGGCGCCTGGCTCGCCGCCGTCGGCTTCCTCGCCGCCGGCATCGGAGCGATGATCCCGGCCAAGAAGCGCTGACCCTGACCACCCCCTCCGTGCTGTGAGCACTTGCCCACCCAGGAGGTGGCTACGTGCTCACAGCACGGGGGGGTGGGGGTGGTCAGATGGGCGGGACGGGGCGGGCGCGTCATACGCTCGGCGGCCATGTCGACCCTCGTCTTGTTGCGTCACGGCGAAAGCACCTGGAACGCCGAGAACCTGTTCACCGGTTGGTGGGACTGCCCCCTGTCGGATGCGGGCGAGGCACAGGCCGCCGAGGCGGGCCGCTTGCTGGCCGAAGCCGACGTCGACCTCGACGTCCTGCACACCTCGGTGCTCACCCGAGCCATCCAGACCGCCCAGCTCGCGCTGGCCCAGATGGGACGTCCGTGGCTGCCGGTGCGGCGTCACTGGCGCCTCAACGAGCGCCATTACGGCGACCTGACCGGCCGCAACAAGGCCGAGACCGCCGCGAAGTTCGGCGCCGACCAGGTGAAGGTGTGGCGGCGCAGCTACGACGTGCCACCGCCGCCGATCGCCGCCGACAACGATCACAACCCCAACGACGACCGCCGCTACCGCGACCTCGCGCCCGACGTGGTACCCGGATCCGAGTGCCTCGCCGACGTGGTCGACCGCATGCTGCCCTACTGGTTCGACGCGATCGTGCCCGACTTGGTGGCCGGCCGGGTCACGCTCGTGGTAGCGCACGGCAACTCGTTGCGGGCACTCGTCAAGCACCTCGACCGGATCGGCGACGACGAGATCGCGGAGCTCAACATCCCGACCGGCGTGCCGTTCGTGTACGAGCTCGGCCCCGACTTCCGCCCCCTCGACACCAAGGGCCTCCTGGACCGGGCGCTCGGTGACGTGGCGGC
This is a stretch of genomic DNA from Acidimicrobiales bacterium. It encodes these proteins:
- the gpmA gene encoding 2,3-diphosphoglycerate-dependent phosphoglycerate mutase gives rise to the protein MSTLVLLRHGESTWNAENLFTGWWDCPLSDAGEAQAAEAGRLLAEADVDLDVLHTSVLTRAIQTAQLALAQMGRPWLPVRRHWRLNERHYGDLTGRNKAETAAKFGADQVKVWRRSYDVPPPPIAADNDHNPNDDRRYRDLAPDVVPGSECLADVVDRMLPYWFDAIVPDLVAGRVTLVVAHGNSLRALVKHLDRIGDDEIAELNIPTGVPFVYELGPDFRPLDTKGLLDRALGDVAAAKAAAEAVANQAKA